The following is a genomic window from Bacillus sp. BGMRC 2118.
CTCAATACGGCGTAATCTTATTAAGCAAAGTAGATGAAAAATGGACAAAGACTTGGGACACTCAAATTCAAGGAGTAGGATTACACTATTCTAATCTTGTAGATATAACTGGTGATGGTATAAAAGAATATCTCTTCGGTGTAACAATTGGAGCTTCTGCAGGAAATAAGTTAGGAATTTTCAAATGGAACAATAATTCTTTAAAGCTATTGGCTGATGTTCCTTATCATATGATGGATGTTTTGACTAATAAGAATGTCGGTATCGCGGTATGGAGAAGGTACATTGCAGATACTTATTTTGTAGATGTCCTTAAATGGAATGGGAAAAAAATGATTACTGACGAAGAATTATACTCTGAATACTACCCAGAAATAGAACAATTTTATCAAGATAAAATTTCGAAAATGGATGCGTGGTTCTACTGGTATACACTTGCAGATGCACAAATTCATGCAAACTTGTTCGATAAGGCGGCTATTTCCATTAAAAGAGGAGTTGCTTTAGCAAATGAACTATCAATGCCTGAAGTGGTTGAAATCTTTAATCAACTAAATGAAAAATTGGATAAAAAGAGAAATTCCAACTATACAAAGAAACGCTGTTGTTAATCCAACAGCGTTTCATATAATAGGTGATTGCGAAACTTGCACCTCTAAACGGATCCTTAACTAATAAAGCACGTACCTTTAAAAAGGCAGTAAAAGTTTAATACCAAATGCAAAGAGAATACATCCACCTAATGCTTCGCTATATTTCCCTAGCCATTCTTGCACTCGTCTTCCCAGTAATAAACCAGCCCACGTTAGCAGCATACTCACTAATCCGAAGATAGAAATAGCGATAATAGGATGTACCTTGTAAATGCCTAAACTTAAACCGACAGAAAAACTATCCAAGCTCACACTTAATGCAAAAACAAATAATCCGAAACCAACAGGTGTAAGCATTGGTTCTTCGTCCTTTTTAAAGGATGAAATAAACATTTGAACACCAAGCAGCAACAATAAGACACCGCCTATTATCGTTGCAATCGTACCAAACTGGTCAGATAAAAAACGACCTATGATGATTCCCGCAAGTGGCATCCACATATGAAAAATGCCAATTGTAACACCTATGTATAGGATTTGTCTTAATCGAAGTCTAATTAACCCCATTCCAAGCCCTATTGAAAATGCATCCATCCCTAATGCAAACGCCATGATGAATAAGGTTATGACTTCTCCTACTATCACTGTTGTATCCATTCTAACCCTCCTCGGACTTGCTACTTCAACATATGCACGTCCAAGGAAATTTAGAATGTATTTTATTATGGCTGTTATCGTTATAGATTGTTTTTTGAGTGAAAATCCCATAATCCGGATTTTAACCTTGCTCTTTTTAATCCAACGTTAAATTTGCTTCTAAAACTGGTTACACTCCCAGAATTATTGTTTAAAAGCAACAAAGTTTTAGAAAAGAGCCTTTATTATTCACTTATTTTCTGAAAGCCGGCTGCCTTTTCCAGTCTGTTCATAATGGCTTCTCCCACTCCAGTTACAGGAAACGTTTCTGAAAGAATCACATCAATCTTTTCACCATCAAAACGTCGCAAGGAATCATATAAGTGTTGAGCAATTGTGGATAAATTCTCTCGTGATCCACAAGACAACACAACATCGGCGTTATAGGATGAAACTGTTTCGTCAGTAGCTAATACTCCTACCTTTTTGCCAATTGCCTTTTCCTTATTTACAAGCATTTGCAAGAAGTCACTTGTCCCTTCTACCATAATGAGGGGTGCTTTAGGAGCATAATGTGTATATTTCATTCCCGGAGATTTCGGTGCTTGATCTGCTGTTTTAATTGCCGGATCCATACGAACTCGCCCAATTACTTCTTCTAGTTGTTCCTTTGTTACACCACCGGGTCTTAATATGGTCGGTATTTCTTCCGTACAATCTACAACCGTTGATTCCAACCCAACTCCAGTTGGACCACCATCCACAATCCCAGCAATTCTACCATGTAAATCATCATAGACATGCTGAGCAGTTGTTGGACTGGGCTTTCCCGATAAGTTTGCACTCGGAGCTGCTAGTGGAACACCAGACTTTTCAATTAGAGCAAGTGCAACAGGATGATCAGGCATTCTGACTGCTACTGTTGATAAACCCGCAGTAACCCGGTCTGAAACGACTCCATCCCTTGCCTGAAAAATTAACGTCAATGGTC
Proteins encoded in this region:
- a CDS encoding manganese efflux pump; translation: MDTTVIVGEVITLFIMAFALGMDAFSIGLGMGLIRLRLRQILYIGVTIGIFHMWMPLAGIIIGRFLSDQFGTIATIIGGVLLLLLGVQMFISSFKKDEEPMLTPVGFGLFVFALSVSLDSFSVGLSLGIYKVHPIIAISIFGLVSMLLTWAGLLLGRRVQEWLGKYSEALGGCILFAFGIKLLLPF
- a CDS encoding threonylcarbamoyl-AMP synthase; amino-acid sequence: MNTKVWLVDKQDDLSTSFPHITEAALFLQHNEVVAFPTETVYGLGGNATSTEAVEKIFTAKGRPSDNPLIVHISTTSQLEKLVTNIPSVANQLMDAFWPGPLTLIFQARDGVVSDRVTAGLSTVAVRMPDHPVALALIEKSGVPLAAPSANLSGKPSPTTAQHVYDDLHGRIAGIVDGGPTGVGLESTVVDCTEEIPTILRPGGVTKEQLEEVIGRVRMDPAIKTADQAPKSPGMKYTHYAPKAPLIMVEGTSDFLQMLVNKEKAIGKKVGVLATDETVSSYNADVVLSCGSRENLSTIAQHLYDSLRRFDGEKIDVILSETFPVTGVGEAIMNRLEKAAGFQKISE